The Deltaproteobacteria bacterium region CTTATCCATTGGAACGCCCGTTCTTGCGCTGGCCAGTTGTAATAGTTCGCTATATGCACTGACAATATCCAGCCACGCTTCTCCTGGAGAATTACCTGCTTTCCTATTTTCAGCATAAACTGCAAAGAGAAACCGTGTCTCTTTGGCAGTTATGACACCAAGAGCCCGTTTGTACACCTCGACACCGGCTATGACCTTAGAGAGGACGTCAAGCGAGGCAGAAGCCACTCCCCAGGCTACACTTTCCCCTACCCGATTTAAGATCTCGGCAACGGCTCCAAGCACGTCAATAATCTCCGTGTTGGGAAGAGAACGGATGAATTCCTTTTCATGGGTCAGAAAGTTCGTTTGGCCCTTAAGAAAGTGATCGAGGTCCCGTCCATAGTCCACTTGTAAAAGAAGGGCTTTGATATTGTCCTTGTTCTTTTTGACGTATTTCTGAAGCTGGTCGTCAGAAACAGCACTAGCAGGAATCTTGAAGTAAGCTTCATCTCGAAGTTTTGTCACCAGCTTACAGCTCGGGTAGAAACTAGCAGGGAACTTCTGGCATTTCCCCACCGCACCCTGACTGTCGCCGTAGGTGAAGGTCTGATCAGCGTTGCTGGTATCGACTGGGGTCGTCACTGCCACTGAGACCGTTCCGTTCAATCCTTTAGGGCTCAGGACCTGAATCCGGGCGCTGCTCCACAAGATGACCTGCGCCACCTTGGAACCGAACTTCACTGTGCTGCTTCCTTGCGTAGCGCCAAAACCAGATCCAAGGACGGTCACCGGAGTACCTGCTGGGCCGGAAGTGGGGGTAAGGCTGTCGATGTGAGGAGTAGTGACGGTGAACGCCACAGCGTTGCTGGTCCCTTGCGTGGTGGTAACCGTGCCGTCGTAGGAACCGGGCAATAACGATGGAACTTCGACCTGGATCTGTGTACCGCTCCACGAGCTGACCTTCGCTGTCTTGGCACCGAACTTCACTGTGCTCGTACCCTTCGCAGTACCGAAGTTGAACCCGTCGATGGTCACCGTTGTGCCGATGAGGCCCGAGGAGGGGACGAGCTGTCCAATATGAGGCTTGGCGGTCGCTTCACCCTTTACGGTCGGCGAAGCATCCCCGCCGTTGCTGGTAAAGCTCACCTCTCCCATGAAGATGCCTGCCGCAGTTGGGCTGAAGCGCACCTTCACTTGCTGCGACTCTCCTGCCACTAAATTGAAGGAACAGCCATTCGGGAGGCTGAAGGGTGCAGCGGTCGTGCAGGAGCCGTCCAAGGTGCCGCTACCAGTGTTCTGGATGGTGAGGCTGAGGTCCTTTGCACCCCCAACTGCTATGGTGTCGAAGTCCAAAGGATCGGGAACGACACTGAGAACAGGGGGCTCGCACGCATCCCCCACCCCATCGCTATCGGAGTCCGCTTGGGAAGGATTGGCGACGGAGGGGCAATTATCGCAGGCGTTACCGACGCCATCCCCATCCGTGTCAGTCTGCAACGCGTTCGGGGGAAGGGCAGTTGTCGGTAGCGTCAGGAATGCCGTCGCTATCGCTATCACTGGGAGGTGCTAAGCCAGTACTGAAATTTCTCACCATCCACGCCTCATTCTGGCCATTAGAATTTACACCGTAGCCAACAATCGTCCGCCCGTCAGCCGAAATACTGGTAGCCTGGGTTAACGTCCACCCAGTGAGATCAAGCCCCAAGTCATTAACGAGCACTGACTTTAAGCTCCGCATCCCATGGGTTGCATCCCACACAAAAGCTCCAAAGCCGCCACCATCAGTGAGGCCAACAACTATCGATCCATCCGCGGAAACATCGGAGGCATAGCTGTTTTGACGGTTCAGCAGGATACCCAGTCCGACCATCCCTTCTGCCGCCGTCCATCGGAAGGCTTCGTTCCGGGACTGGTTGTTAGCGCTCTCCCCAACGACAACAGAGCCGTTGGCAGAAACCGCCCGTGCAATGCTGGCGACGAAGCTACCCGGAAGATCCCCTAATCCAACCATCCCCTCTGCTGCCGTCCATCGGAAGGCTTCGTTCCCAAAGAGGACAAGACCACCAAAAGTAGAACCGGCAACCCCAACAACGACAGCGCCATCGGCGGAAACATCGAGAGCATCGCCGCGGAGATTTGGTGCTCCGAGATGACCTAAACTCACTATGCCCTCGGCTGTGGTCCACCGGAAGGGATGTTGTCCCGAGGCCCCCGTGCTACCCCCGACTATGATGGACCCATCGGCGGAAACACCGAAGGCTTCCGTAGCACGAGGGCTTCCCTCCGGCGGGATGCCGAGACCCATAACGCCCTCAGCTTCAGTCCAAAAGACGGCCTCCTGCTCAATACCGAAATTGATAGAACCTACAATAACTGATCCGCCTGCTGAAACTGCTGTAGCATTGCTTTGCAAGACACCCACGGGTTCCTCAAGTGTGACTACGCCTTCGGTTCGTGTCCACCGGACGGCATGGAACGGGTTTGCGTTGTCATGTCCCACAATGATCGAGCCATAATCCGAGACGGCATTGGGAAAGAAATCGACGCCAAGGCCCTCGAAAGTCGTGGAGACCCCGTTATTGCTAATCCTCGCCACAAAGGTGTCATAGCCGCCAGCGTTTGCTGCCTGAAAAGGATTGGCCGTGGGGAAGTTCGTGGAATAAGTCTCGCCTGCCACCCACACCCCACCGCTGCCATCCGGGGTAAGGGCGTAAGCGTAATCATCGCTACTGCCCCCCAGGTAGGTGGAGTAGGAAAGCACAGGGTCGATAATGAGCGGTTTGCTGGTGTCGTAGGCGGCGATCTGAAAACCTACTTTAGGGGTTAGGGATTGGGGATTAGGGATTAGAGGGGAGGAGATTTCAGAATCGATGATGACGTAATGACCTGAAATGGGTTGCC contains the following coding sequences:
- a CDS encoding IPT/TIG domain-containing protein; protein product: MIAIATAFLTLPTTALPPNALQTDTDGDGVGNACDNCPSVANPSQADSDSDGVGDACEPPVLSVVPDPLDFDTIAVGGAKDLSLTIQNTGSGTLDGSCTTAAPFSLPNGCSFNLVAGESQQVKVRFSPTAAGIFMGEVSFTSNGGDASPTVKGEATAKPHIGQLVPSSGLIGTTVTIDGFNFGTAKGTSTVKFGAKTAKVSSWSGTQIQVEVPSLLPGSYDGTVTTTQGTSNAVAFTVTTPHIDSLTPTSGPAGTPVTVLGSGFGATQGSSTVKFGSKVAQVILWSSARIQVLSPKGLNGTVSVAVTTPVDTSNADQTFTYGDSQGAVGKCQKFPASFYPSCKLVTKLRDEAYFKIPASAVSDDQLQKYVKKNKDNIKALLLQVDYGRDLDHFLKGQTNFLTHEKEFIRSLPNTEIIDVLGAVAEILNRVGESVAWGVASASLDVLSKVIAGVEVYKRALGVITAKETRFLFAVYAENRKAGNSPGEAWLDIVSAYSELLQLASARTGVPMDKLDGWFENAFVAYRLVGYDDSASIRSAQGLAIAELASQLQ